A stretch of the Massilia sp. W12 genome encodes the following:
- the murB gene encoding UDP-N-acetylmuramate dehydrogenase, with protein sequence MPPNLPSLQPISAFPELAAAPLKVERGADLRALNTFGIMARARAYVQIHALQHLIELRQLLAQDAELAALPRLVIGGGSNLLLLGDVHGLVVHMCAEGMQNAGEDSDYRYLRAAAGSNWHALVEWSLQQGAPGLENLALIPGTVGAAPIQNIGAYGVELKQVLHSVTVYDWNSGEVVVLDNADCAFGYRDSVFKHVWRERGLVLELCLACPKDWRAQTGYGDLAAELAQAGIDAPNAQQVAAAVCAIRRRKLPDPAKLGNAGSFFKNPVVTRAQRTALQTVWPDLVSYLQSDGKYKLAAGWLIDRAGWKGRRMGAAGVHEHQALVLVNHGGASGAEIAALAAAIQTDIQGKFGVKLEMEPVTAGG encoded by the coding sequence ATGCCCCCCAATCTGCCCAGCCTGCAACCCATTTCCGCCTTTCCCGAGCTGGCTGCCGCGCCATTGAAAGTCGAGCGCGGCGCCGATCTGCGCGCCTTGAACACCTTCGGCATCATGGCGCGTGCGCGCGCCTATGTGCAAATCCACGCGCTGCAACATTTAATCGAATTGCGCCAGCTGCTGGCGCAGGATGCCGAACTGGCGGCCTTGCCGCGTCTGGTGATAGGCGGCGGCAGCAATCTCCTGCTGTTGGGCGATGTGCATGGCCTGGTGGTGCATATGTGTGCAGAAGGCATGCAAAACGCGGGAGAAGACAGCGATTACCGTTATTTGCGCGCTGCCGCCGGCAGCAATTGGCATGCCCTGGTGGAATGGAGTTTGCAGCAGGGCGCGCCCGGTTTGGAAAATCTGGCCCTGATTCCCGGCACGGTGGGCGCGGCGCCAATTCAAAACATCGGCGCGTATGGGGTGGAGTTAAAGCAGGTCTTGCACAGCGTCACGGTGTATGACTGGAACAGCGGGGAAGTCGTGGTGCTGGATAATGCTGATTGTGCGTTTGGCTATCGCGACAGCGTGTTTAAACATGTCTGGCGCGAACGCGGCCTGGTGTTGGAATTGTGCCTGGCCTGTCCGAAAGACTGGCGCGCGCAAACCGGCTATGGCGATTTGGCGGCAGAGCTGGCGCAAGCCGGCATAGACGCACCCAATGCGCAGCAAGTGGCGGCGGCGGTATGCGCGATCCGCCGGCGCAAATTGCCCGACCCGGCCAAGCTGGGCAATGCCGGCAGTTTCTTCAAAAACCCGGTGGTCACGCGCGCGCAGCGCACGGCATTGCAAACCGTGTGGCCGGATCTGGTGAGTTATTTGCAAAGCGATGGCAAATACAAGCTGGCGGCGGGCTGGCTGATTGATCGCGCCGGCTGGAAAGGACGGCGCATGGGCGCCGCCGGCGTGCATGAACATCAGGCCCTGGTGCTGGTCAACCACGGCGGCGCCAGCGGGGCCGAAATCGCCGCGCTGGCGGCGGCGATTCAAACCGATATCCAGGGCAAATTCGGCGTCAAATTGGAAATGGAACCGGTGACGGCGGGCGGCTAA
- a CDS encoding M14 family zinc carboxypeptidase, producing MRTLQQGSRRLLAAIFALSGITLLGGAAAPAWAHQEAAVKESEKREVMRAYFRDIKAARAIAHSKYETLESKYELGYMVVMVNPAEAKELRAAGFRLERDRLWQAQQLQMAREHNAKLPRQQMLAGIPNYSCYPTVEEVFSTADGLIAAKPQLASWVTIGKSWERTQNNAAGYDLKVLKLTNTQKTGSKPILFIQAGIHAREYTTTPLALEFAKKLVNGYGSDAEMTWILDHHEVHILLVTNPDGRKKAEGGILWRKNTNTNYCGATSNSRGADLNRNFTFGWNSTNGAGSSGSVCNDTYRGPTAGSEPEVKAIEAYIRQIWPDRRGPNRTDPAPADTSGIHLDIHSHGRLLLYPWGTNGPVAGNDGQLATLARKFSYWNKHTPQRSLDLYETDGTSDGPSYGELGVAAFTFELGTAFFEQCSYYNGTILPGNMPALVYAAKASRNPYTVAAGPEAHTVTASGSGANVTLSATLDDTRFNQSNGTEPTQTVAAAEYFVDTPPWVAGAVAKPMTAADGAFNSGVEQVRATLDTTGWSDGKHLVYVRGRDSAGNWGAVTATFVNVGAAQGTPPTAAFDSAASGLTVNFTNRSTDDGTITGYNWNFGDGKTSTSANPSNAYASGGTYTVQLTVTDNDGLSSSVSKNISVTDDTPTLSNGQTVSSISVGSKAWKYYKVVLPAGAKNFTVATSGGTGDIDLYTQLNAKPTTSSYSCRKNGSTNTETCSNAAPAAGTWYIGLYGYAASSGASLKVSWQ from the coding sequence ATGAGGACTTTGCAACAAGGCAGCCGGCGCTTGCTGGCGGCGATTTTCGCGCTATCCGGGATTACGCTGTTAGGCGGCGCGGCGGCTCCGGCCTGGGCGCATCAGGAGGCGGCAGTCAAGGAAAGTGAAAAGCGCGAAGTGATGCGCGCCTATTTCCGCGATATCAAAGCTGCGCGCGCGATTGCGCACAGCAAGTATGAAACCCTGGAATCGAAATACGAGCTGGGTTATATGGTGGTGATGGTGAATCCGGCGGAAGCGAAGGAGCTGCGCGCCGCCGGTTTCCGCTTGGAGCGTGACCGGCTCTGGCAGGCGCAGCAATTGCAGATGGCGCGCGAACACAATGCAAAGCTGCCGCGCCAGCAAATGCTTGCCGGCATCCCGAATTATTCCTGCTATCCGACGGTGGAAGAGGTGTTTTCCACGGCGGATGGCCTGATCGCCGCCAAACCGCAACTGGCGTCCTGGGTCACGATAGGCAAATCCTGGGAGCGCACGCAAAACAATGCAGCCGGCTATGACCTGAAAGTCTTGAAGCTGACGAATACGCAAAAAACCGGCAGCAAGCCGATTTTATTCATCCAGGCCGGCATCCATGCGCGCGAATACACCACCACCCCGCTGGCGCTGGAATTCGCCAAAAAGCTGGTGAATGGTTATGGCAGCGACGCGGAAATGACCTGGATTCTGGATCATCACGAAGTGCATATCCTGCTGGTGACCAACCCGGACGGGCGCAAAAAAGCCGAGGGCGGCATTTTGTGGCGCAAAAACACCAACACCAATTACTGCGGCGCCACCAGCAATTCGCGCGGCGCGGATTTGAACCGCAATTTCACCTTTGGCTGGAATTCCACCAACGGCGCCGGCTCTTCCGGCTCGGTGTGTAATGATACCTACCGTGGCCCGACTGCCGGCTCTGAGCCGGAAGTGAAAGCGATTGAAGCTTATATCCGCCAGATCTGGCCGGATCGGCGCGGCCCGAATCGCACCGACCCCGCGCCGGCGGATACTTCCGGCATCCATCTTGATATCCACAGCCATGGCCGCCTGCTGCTTTATCCCTGGGGCACGAATGGCCCGGTGGCGGGCAATGACGGGCAACTTGCCACCCTGGCGCGCAAATTCTCGTATTGGAATAAGCACACCCCGCAACGCTCGCTGGATCTGTATGAAACCGATGGCACCAGCGATGGCCCCAGCTACGGCGAACTGGGCGTGGCCGCCTTCACCTTTGAACTCGGCACCGCCTTCTTTGAGCAATGCAGCTATTACAACGGGACGATTTTGCCGGGCAATATGCCGGCCCTGGTGTACGCGGCCAAAGCCAGCCGCAATCCTTACACCGTGGCCGCCGGCCCGGAAGCGCACACCGTCACGGCCAGCGGCAGCGGGGCGAATGTGACCCTGAGCGCGACCCTGGACGACACCCGCTTTAACCAAAGCAATGGCACAGAGCCGACGCAAACCGTGGCGGCGGCGGAATATTTTGTCGATACGCCGCCCTGGGTCGCTGGCGCCGTGGCCAAACCGATGACGGCGGCGGATGGCGCTTTCAACAGCGGCGTGGAGCAGGTGCGCGCCACGCTTGACACCACTGGCTGGAGCGATGGCAAACATCTGGTGTATGTGCGCGGTCGCGACAGCGCCGGCAATTGGGGCGCGGTGACAGCCACTTTTGTGAATGTCGGCGCGGCGCAAGGAACCCCGCCGACAGCAGCGTTTGACAGTGCGGCGAGCGGCTTGACGGTGAATTTCACCAACCGCAGCACGGATGATGGCACGATCACCGGCTACAACTGGAATTTTGGCGATGGCAAAACCTCCACCAGCGCCAATCCCAGCAATGCCTACGCCAGCGGCGGAACCTATACCGTGCAGTTGACGGTGACAGACAATGATGGTTTGTCCTCATCCGTCAGCAAAAACATCAGCGTGACCGACGACACGCCGACGCTCAGCAATGGCCAAACGGTGAGCAGCATCAGCGTGGGCAGCAAGGCGTGGAAGTATTACAAGGTGGTGTTGCCGGCCGGGGCGAAGAACTTCACCGTCGCCACATCCGGCGGCACGGGCGATATTGATCTGTATACCCAGCTCAACGCCAAGCCGACCACCAGCAGCTACAGCTGCCGCAAAAACGGCAGCACGAATACCGAAACCTGCAGCAATGCCGCACCGGCTGCCGGAACCTGGTATATCGGCCTGTATGGTTATGCGGCTTCCTCGGGCGCCAGCTTGAAGGTGAGCTGGCAATAA
- a CDS encoding YajQ family cyclic di-GMP-binding protein yields MPSFDTVSEANMIEVRNAIDQSNKEISTRFDFKGSDARIEQKERELTAFADSDFQLTQVRDVLTAKLTKRGVDVRFMDLGKIEKIGGDKVKQGIRIKNGIETEDAKKIQRIIKDSKIKVQASIQGDAVRVTGAKRDDLQAVIALLRREVKDLPLEFNNFRD; encoded by the coding sequence ATGCCCTCTTTTGACACAGTTTCCGAAGCCAATATGATCGAAGTGCGCAACGCCATCGACCAGTCCAACAAGGAAATTTCCACCCGTTTCGACTTCAAGGGCAGCGACGCCCGGATCGAACAAAAAGAACGCGAACTGACCGCCTTTGCCGATTCCGATTTCCAGCTGACCCAGGTGCGCGACGTGCTCACCGCCAAGCTGACCAAACGCGGCGTCGATGTGCGCTTTATGGATCTGGGCAAGATTGAAAAAATCGGCGGCGATAAAGTCAAACAGGGCATCCGCATCAAAAATGGCATCGAAACTGAAGACGCCAAGAAAATTCAGCGTATTATCAAAGACAGCAAGATCAAGGTGCAAGCCTCGATCCAGGGCGATGCGGTGCGCGTCACCGGCGCCAAGAGGGATGATCTGCAAGCCGTGATTGCATTGCTCAGGCGCGAAGTCAAAGACTTGCCGCTGGAATTCAATAACTTCCGCGACTGA
- a CDS encoding SymE family type I addiction module toxin, with amino-acid sequence MMSPFLSFIKKLSTLSSLRGAKIKLCSLACHDFTQDPPAAANDHGYKAKAAGNVSERFLKVETIPDTGDSRSGIRLRGKWLKQAGFLAQTQVRVRVMPGCLVITVQD; translated from the coding sequence ATGATGTCGCCGTTTTTGTCTTTCATCAAAAAGTTATCAACGCTTTCTTCTTTGCGAGGCGCAAAAATAAAACTTTGTTCATTGGCTTGCCACGATTTTACACAAGACCCACCCGCAGCAGCAAACGACCACGGCTACAAGGCCAAGGCTGCTGGCAACGTTTCCGAGCGTTTTTTAAAAGTGGAAACCATCCCCGATACCGGCGACAGCCGCAGCGGCATACGGCTGCGCGGCAAATGGCTGAAACAAGCGGGATTCCTTGCGCAAACGCAGGTGCGCGTGCGCGTCATGCCTGGCTGTCTGGTGATTACCGTGCAGGACTAG
- a CDS encoding DUF4279 domain-containing protein — protein MARVQTIALRRMERLRRRKEKKQTGRIYCRSSLVFRFDASLRIGGAGAHHAEISRRTGLQATKALLKGHPVRPNSKRICQEDIWILSSPLSEYAAPGEHLAWLWEAVAPHIDYFSELIPQAAWADICIGCLSESPFPLISIDPSSLELMRRLKIGVSFNFTCT, from the coding sequence ATGGCCAGAGTACAGACAATTGCTTTACGGCGTATGGAACGGTTACGTCGCCGCAAGGAAAAAAAACAAACCGGGCGCATTTACTGCCGAAGTTCCTTGGTGTTTCGTTTCGATGCGAGCCTGCGTATTGGCGGCGCCGGGGCGCATCACGCAGAAATCAGCAGACGCACCGGATTACAAGCCACCAAAGCCCTGTTGAAAGGCCATCCCGTTCGGCCCAACTCAAAACGCATCTGCCAGGAAGACATTTGGATCCTCTCTTCGCCATTGAGTGAATACGCTGCGCCAGGCGAGCACCTTGCGTGGCTGTGGGAAGCTGTAGCGCCTCATATTGACTATTTTAGTGAGCTGATTCCACAAGCTGCCTGGGCGGATATTTGCATTGGATGTTTGTCCGAAAGCCCCTTTCCGCTTATATCCATTGATCCCTCATCGCTTGAGCTGATGCGCAGGCTTAAGATTGGCGTGTCTTTCAATTTCACATGCACGTAG
- a CDS encoding TIGR02281 family clan AA aspartic protease, producing MRTSLSTLCSVLLLSLAAHCNALEIGLAGIFPGKALLVVDGAPPKLYDVGAKLGEQARLVSVERDSVQIEINGKRRTFRMGEHVRSSGIDSGEANSSGVRQKVVLPVGSGGHVYTNVQVNGVSVRMVLDTGATLIALPARDAQRIGLDYRKGRLIQMNTANGANQAYLVKLDSVKIGDLSINAVDASVLESGLDQALLGMSFLNRTNMVRENDKITLEKRF from the coding sequence ATGCGCACCTCGCTCTCCACCCTCTGCTCTGTGTTGTTGCTGAGCCTTGCAGCTCATTGCAACGCCCTGGAAATCGGTCTGGCCGGCATCTTCCCCGGCAAAGCCTTACTGGTGGTGGATGGCGCGCCGCCCAAGTTATACGATGTCGGCGCCAAACTGGGCGAGCAAGCACGCTTAGTCAGCGTGGAGCGCGACAGCGTGCAAATTGAAATCAATGGCAAGCGCCGCACTTTCCGCATGGGCGAACATGTGCGCAGCAGCGGCATTGACAGCGGCGAAGCCAACAGCAGCGGCGTCCGGCAAAAAGTCGTGCTGCCGGTCGGCAGCGGCGGCCACGTCTATACCAATGTGCAAGTCAACGGCGTCTCGGTGCGCATGGTGTTAGACACTGGCGCCACCCTGATCGCCCTGCCCGCACGCGATGCGCAACGCATCGGCCTGGATTATCGCAAAGGCCGGCTGATCCAAATGAATACCGCGAATGGCGCCAATCAAGCTTATCTGGTGAAACTCGATAGCGTCAAAATCGGCGATTTGAGCATCAATGCCGTCGATGCCAGCGTGCTGGAAAGCGGCCTGGATCAAGCCCTGCTCGGCATGTCTTTTTTAAATCGCACCAATATGGTGCGCGAAAACGATAAAATCACCCTGGAAAAACGTTTTTAA
- a CDS encoding prolyl oligopeptidase family serine peptidase, with the protein MKKSMRLLAIAMAGMCQYAVANQAAPANAAPASEILAPNPNLRADGIPPISAALAQKIAPYTEFRPRRLLDWHPQKRQILLSTRGKGNTQQLHISDGPDAPLRQITDFADPVRDASFQPTHGEFLVYLKDEGGNEAGQAYRLDLASGASMRLSDPDQKNGVGGWDSKGQRIVIFSTPLDRTAKGATRAEISTDVWLVDPLAPQDKRKLASLPGGGWGGFQFSPDDKKLLALNYTSANSASVWLLDVKSGKAREILPAGAASAPVRWHHPRFSADGKSIFVAGDADGEFMQLNKVDLKSGKRTILSQAIPWDVTEIDPSPDGRLVALRINRDGLQELHMFDAKSGKQLAQPALPPGAVERLVWRHKGPGKKGLHSELALTINSSKSPGEIWTLPLQGGSAGPAQAWTRQDPGTLDSSEFPDTEIVRWQSFDMRSISGLITRAPAHKFKGRRPVLISIHGGPEAQATIGFLSRHNYAINELGITLIQPNVRGSSGYGKTFLKLDNGVLREDSVKDIGALLDWIAAQPDLDPNRVMVMGGSYGGYMSLAVSTHYAERIAGAVDMVGISHFTTFLERTESYRRDLRRVEYGDERIPEMRAFFDKIAPLNNADKIRKPLFVVQGKNDPRVPVHEAEQIVARAKQNKAPVWYLLADNEGHGFARKNNQDFYYAALATFMQEYLLK; encoded by the coding sequence ATGAAGAAATCAATGCGTCTGCTGGCGATAGCCATGGCCGGCATGTGTCAATATGCAGTGGCGAATCAAGCCGCGCCGGCCAACGCCGCCCCCGCCAGTGAGATACTGGCCCCCAATCCGAATTTGCGCGCAGACGGCATTCCGCCGATTTCAGCAGCGCTGGCGCAAAAAATCGCCCCCTATACCGAATTCCGCCCGCGCCGCCTGCTCGACTGGCATCCGCAAAAACGCCAGATCCTGCTCTCCACCCGTGGCAAAGGAAACACCCAGCAACTGCACATCAGCGATGGCCCGGATGCGCCCTTGCGCCAAATCACCGACTTCGCCGACCCGGTGCGCGACGCCAGTTTCCAACCCACCCACGGCGAATTTCTGGTGTATCTGAAAGATGAAGGCGGCAATGAAGCCGGTCAAGCCTACCGCCTGGATCTGGCCAGCGGGGCCAGCATGCGGCTGTCCGACCCGGATCAAAAAAATGGCGTTGGCGGCTGGGACAGCAAAGGCCAGCGCATCGTGATTTTCTCAACCCCCTTGGATCGCACCGCCAAGGGCGCCACGCGTGCGGAAATCTCGACCGACGTGTGGCTGGTCGATCCCCTGGCGCCGCAGGACAAGCGCAAGCTGGCCAGTTTGCCGGGCGGCGGCTGGGGCGGCTTTCAGTTTTCGCCGGACGATAAAAAGCTGCTGGCGCTGAATTACACTTCCGCCAATTCCGCCTCAGTCTGGCTGCTGGATGTGAAAAGCGGCAAGGCGCGCGAAATTTTGCCGGCTGGCGCAGCAAGCGCGCCGGTGCGCTGGCATCACCCGCGTTTCTCCGCTGATGGCAAGAGCATCTTTGTGGCTGGCGATGCGGATGGCGAATTCATGCAATTGAACAAAGTCGATCTGAAAAGCGGCAAGCGAACCATATTGAGCCAAGCGATTCCCTGGGATGTGACGGAAATTGATCCCTCCCCCGATGGCCGTCTGGTCGCGCTGCGCATCAATCGCGACGGTTTGCAGGAATTGCATATGTTTGACGCCAAAAGCGGCAAGCAACTGGCGCAACCAGCGCTGCCGCCGGGCGCCGTGGAACGCCTGGTCTGGCGCCACAAAGGCCCGGGCAAAAAGGGCCTGCACAGTGAATTGGCGCTGACCATCAATTCCAGCAAAAGCCCGGGGGAAATCTGGACGCTGCCGCTGCAGGGCGGCAGCGCAGGCCCGGCGCAAGCCTGGACGCGACAAGACCCCGGCACGCTCGACAGCAGCGAGTTCCCCGATACAGAAATTGTGCGTTGGCAAAGTTTTGATATGCGCAGCATCAGCGGCTTGATCACGCGCGCCCCGGCGCACAAATTCAAAGGCCGGCGCCCGGTCTTGATCTCGATTCACGGCGGCCCGGAAGCACAAGCCACCATCGGCTTTTTGAGCCGCCACAATTACGCCATCAATGAACTTGGCATCACCCTGATCCAACCGAATGTGCGCGGTTCCTCCGGCTATGGCAAAACCTTCCTCAAACTCGATAACGGCGTGTTGCGCGAAGACTCGGTGAAGGACATCGGCGCCTTGCTGGACTGGATCGCTGCACAGCCGGATCTCGACCCGAATCGCGTGATGGTGATGGGCGGCAGCTATGGCGGCTATATGAGCCTGGCGGTCTCGACCCACTATGCCGAGCGCATCGCCGGCGCGGTGGATATGGTCGGCATCTCGCATTTCACCACCTTCCTGGAACGCACCGAGAGCTATCGGCGCGATTTGCGCCGGGTCGAATATGGCGATGAGCGCATCCCCGAAATGCGCGCCTTCTTCGACAAAATCGCTCCGCTCAACAATGCCGACAAAATCCGCAAACCGCTGTTTGTGGTGCAAGGCAAAAACGATCCGCGCGTACCAGTGCATGAAGCCGAACAAATTGTCGCGCGCGCCAAGCAAAACAAGGCCCCGGTCTGGTATTTGCTGGCCGACAATGAGGGACATGGCTTTGCACGGAAAAACAATCAAGACTTTTATTACGCGGCGCTGGCCACCTTCATGCAGGAATATCTTTTGAAGTAA